From Amycolatopsis sp. YIM 10, the proteins below share one genomic window:
- a CDS encoding class I SAM-dependent methyltransferase encodes MTEVNDPAPHPHATEEEVKAAFADPKLANVLYHDWEAGTYDEKWSISYDERCITYATDVFRAVAGEEDSPYPTAMELGSGTGFFLLNLMQGGVIKKGSVTDLSPGMVQVALRNAENLGLDVDGRVADAERIPYPDNTFDLVVGHAVLHHIPDVPAAFREVLRVLKPGGRFVFAGEPTKIGNFYARRLGQLTWWLTTNVTKLPALSGWRRPQEELDESSRAAALEAVVDLHTFDPSELEGMALGAGAVDVRAVTEEFAAALAGWPIRTFEAAVPQEKLTVRWRLFAYHLWLRLSAVDKKLLAKVLPRQLFYNVMITGTKPPAATGL; translated from the coding sequence ATGACCGAGGTGAACGACCCGGCGCCGCACCCGCACGCGACCGAGGAAGAGGTCAAGGCCGCGTTCGCGGACCCGAAGCTGGCCAACGTGCTCTACCACGACTGGGAAGCCGGGACCTACGACGAGAAGTGGTCCATCTCCTACGACGAGCGCTGCATCACCTACGCCACCGACGTGTTCCGCGCGGTGGCCGGTGAGGAGGACTCGCCGTACCCGACCGCGATGGAACTGGGCAGCGGGACCGGCTTCTTCCTGCTGAACCTGATGCAGGGCGGGGTGATCAAGAAGGGCTCGGTCACCGACCTCTCACCCGGCATGGTGCAGGTGGCGCTGCGCAACGCGGAGAACCTGGGCCTGGACGTGGACGGCCGGGTGGCCGACGCCGAGCGCATCCCGTACCCGGACAACACCTTCGACCTGGTGGTCGGGCACGCGGTGCTGCACCACATCCCCGACGTGCCGGCCGCCTTCCGCGAGGTGCTGCGGGTGCTCAAGCCGGGCGGGCGGTTCGTCTTCGCCGGGGAGCCGACCAAGATCGGCAACTTCTACGCGCGACGGCTCGGCCAGCTCACCTGGTGGCTGACCACCAACGTGACCAAGCTGCCCGCGCTGTCCGGCTGGCGGCGGCCGCAGGAGGAACTGGACGAGTCCTCGCGGGCGGCGGCCCTGGAAGCGGTGGTCGACCTGCACACCTTCGACCCGTCCGAGCTGGAGGGCATGGCGCTGGGCGCGGGCGCGGTGGACGTGCGCGCGGTGACCGAGGAGTTCGCCGCGGCGCTGGCCGGCTGGCCGATCCGGACCTTCGAGGCGGCGGTGCCGCAGGAGAAGCTGACCGTGCGCTGGCGGCTGTTCGCCTACCACCTGTGGCTGCGACTGTCCGCTGTGGACAAGAAGCTGCTGGCGAAGGTGCTGCCGCGCCAGCTGTTCTACAACGTGATGATCACCGGCACCAAGCCGCCGGCCGCGACCGGGCTGTAG
- a CDS encoding class I SAM-dependent methyltransferase produces the protein MAYSFSLDDVAFLRSGAGEAALVSCAELPLTDRTRIADVATAKRVVGEHYAAVLETVLLRRKAVTKVDGSGNWLFTSDSLQQASASLVARHRAQRLRGREVHDVTCSIGADLVELAKSASACTGSDLDEVRLEMARHNCAEAGATAQLIRADALRPRPGNAVVVADPARRDSSGRRTWKPEDFAPPLDGLADAYSGRDLVVKCAPGLPPEVVPWADEIELVSLDGQVREACLWAGETATVKRRASVLRSDGTQWTITDEEPDEVPVAAVGEWIVDPDGAVVRAGLVRHYGARHGLWQLDERIAYLTGDRPPPGVRAFRVVEHGPYQEKSLRAMLRRHEIGRLEILVRGLDVDPDALRRRMKLGGTEEASVVLTRIGRSPFAFLCRAEVTAPG, from the coding sequence TTGGCCTATTCGTTCAGCCTCGACGACGTCGCCTTCCTGCGCTCCGGCGCCGGGGAGGCGGCGTTGGTGAGCTGTGCGGAGCTGCCGCTGACCGACCGCACCCGCATCGCCGACGTGGCCACCGCCAAGCGCGTGGTCGGCGAGCACTACGCGGCGGTGCTGGAAACCGTGCTGCTGCGGCGAAAAGCCGTGACCAAAGTGGACGGTTCCGGGAACTGGCTGTTCACCTCGGATTCGCTCCAGCAGGCGAGCGCGTCGCTGGTGGCGCGGCATCGGGCGCAGCGGTTGCGGGGCCGGGAGGTCCACGACGTCACCTGCTCGATCGGCGCGGATCTCGTCGAGCTGGCGAAGTCGGCGAGCGCGTGCACCGGGTCGGACCTCGACGAGGTGCGGCTGGAGATGGCGCGCCACAACTGCGCCGAAGCCGGAGCCACCGCCCAACTGATCCGGGCGGACGCGTTGCGGCCGCGGCCGGGGAACGCCGTGGTGGTCGCGGATCCGGCGCGCCGCGATTCGTCGGGTCGCCGTACCTGGAAACCCGAGGACTTCGCGCCGCCGCTGGACGGACTGGCCGATGCCTACTCGGGCCGCGACCTGGTGGTGAAGTGCGCGCCGGGGTTGCCGCCCGAGGTGGTGCCGTGGGCGGACGAGATCGAGCTGGTCTCGCTGGACGGCCAGGTTCGCGAAGCCTGCCTGTGGGCGGGCGAAACGGCGACCGTGAAGCGACGGGCCAGCGTGCTGCGCTCGGACGGTACACAGTGGACGATCACCGACGAGGAGCCGGACGAGGTGCCGGTGGCCGCGGTGGGGGAGTGGATCGTCGACCCGGACGGGGCGGTGGTGCGGGCCGGGCTGGTGCGCCACTACGGCGCCCGGCACGGGCTCTGGCAGCTGGACGAGCGGATCGCCTATCTCACCGGCGACCGGCCACCGCCGGGCGTGCGGGCGTTCCGCGTCGTCGAACACGGGCCGTACCAGGAGAAGAGTCTGCGCGCGATGCTGCGGCGGCACGAGATCGGCAGGCTGGAGATCCTGGTGCGCGGGCTCGACGTGGACCCGGACGCGTTGCGGCGCCGGATGAAACTCGGCGGTACCGAGGAGGCGAGCGTGGTGCTCACCCGGATCGGGCGGTCGCCGTTCGCCTTCCTCTGCCGCGCCGAGGTCACCGCGCCGGGCTGA
- a CDS encoding response regulator transcription factor — MIRVLVADDQALLRGSFRVLVNSAPDCEVVAEAGNGAEAVELVRREQPDVVLMDVRMPEVDGIEATRRICQETTGVRVLMLTTFDLDEYVFAALRAGASGFLLKDTPPADLLSAIAVVAAGDSLLAPGITRRLIEEFTRQGSPARRPSRELDLLTAREREVLELIARGLSNTELGEHLRVSQATVKTHIGHLLSKLHARDRAQLVIAAYESGLVSPAR, encoded by the coding sequence GTGATCCGAGTACTGGTGGCCGACGACCAGGCCCTGCTGCGCGGCAGTTTCCGCGTGCTGGTGAACAGCGCGCCGGACTGCGAGGTGGTCGCCGAAGCAGGCAACGGCGCGGAGGCGGTCGAACTGGTCCGGCGCGAGCAGCCGGACGTGGTGCTGATGGACGTGCGCATGCCGGAGGTCGACGGGATCGAGGCCACGCGCCGGATCTGCCAGGAGACCACCGGGGTGCGCGTGCTCATGCTCACCACCTTCGACCTCGACGAGTACGTGTTCGCCGCGTTGCGCGCGGGTGCCAGCGGCTTCCTGCTCAAGGACACCCCACCGGCCGACCTGCTCTCCGCGATCGCCGTGGTCGCGGCGGGCGACAGCCTGCTCGCCCCCGGCATCACCCGCAGGCTGATCGAGGAGTTCACCAGGCAGGGCAGCCCGGCTCGCCGCCCGTCCCGCGAACTCGACCTGCTCACCGCCCGCGAACGCGAGGTGCTCGAACTGATCGCCCGCGGCCTGTCCAACACCGAACTCGGCGAGCACCTGCGGGTCAGCCAGGCCACCGTGAAAACCCACATCGGGCACCTGCTGAGCAAGCTGCACGCCCGCGACCGGGCCCAGCTGGTGATCGCCGCCTACGAAAGCGGTCTGGTCAGCCCGGCGCGGTGA